A region from the Felis catus isolate Fca126 chromosome F1, F.catus_Fca126_mat1.0, whole genome shotgun sequence genome encodes:
- the EFNA1 gene encoding ephrin-A1 isoform X2 produces MGGRRGLGPRRGWRRAAGSTDLGKWFRNEDYTVHVRLNDYLDIICPHYEDDTVAAAAMERYTLYLVEREQYQLCQPQSRDQVRWQCNQPSARHGPEKLSEKFQRFTPFTLGKEFKEGHSYYYISKPIHHQEDQCLRLKVIVSGKITPSPQAHVNPQEKRLPADDPEVQVLHSIGHSAAPRLFPLAWAVLLLPLLLLQTP; encoded by the exons ATGGGAGGGCGTCGCGGGCTGGGTCCCAGGCGGGGCTGGAGAAGAGCAGCCGGGAGCACAGATTTGGGGAAGTG GTTCCGGAACGAGGACTACACAGTACACGTCCGGCTCAATGACTACCTGGACATCATCTGCCCGCATTACGAGGACGACACTGTGGCGGCCGCCGCCATGGAGCGGTACACCCTGTATCTGGTGGAGCGTGAGCAGTACCAGCTGTGCCAACCCCAGTCCAGGGACCAGGTCCGCTGGCAATGCAACCAGCCGAGCGCCAGGCACGGCCCGGAGAAGCTGTCGGAGAAGTTCCAGCGCTTCACGCCCTTCACCCTGGGCAAGGAGTTCAAAGAGGGACACAGCTACTACTACATCT CCAAACCCATCCACCACCAGGAAGACCAGTGCTTGAGGTTGAAGGTGATCGTCAGTGGCAAAATCA CTCCCAGTCCTCAGGCCCATGTCAATCCACAGGAGAAGAGACTTCCAGCAG ATGACCCAGAGGTACAGGTCCTACACAGCATCGGGCACAGCGCTGCCCCCCGCCTCTTCCCACTTGCCTGGGCTGTGCTGCTTCTGCCGCTCCTGCTGCTGCAAACCCCATGA
- the SLC50A1 gene encoding sugar transporter SWEET1 isoform X1, whose amino-acid sequence MEAGGVADSFLSGACVLFTLIMYSTGLSDLRHMRMTRSVDSVQFLPFLTTDINNLSWLSYGALKGDGTLIFVNATGAVLQTLYISVYLHYCPRKRPMLLQTATLLGVLVLGFGYFWLLVPSPEARLQQLGLFCSTFTISMYLSPLADLAKVIQTKSTQRLSFSLTIATLLTSASWTLYGFQLRDPYIMVPNVPGILTSFIRLWLFWKYSQGQDRNYPLLQT is encoded by the exons ATGGAGGCGGGCGGCGTCGCCGACTCGTTCCTTTCCGGAGCTTGCGTGCTCTTCACCCTCATCATGTACTCCACCGGCCT CTCGGACCTCAGGCACATGCGGATGACCCGGAGCGTGGACAGTGTCCAGTTCCTGCCCTTTCTCACCACGGACATCAA CAACCTGAGCTGGCTGAGTTACGGGGCCTTGAAGGGTGACGGGACCCTAATCTTCGTCAACGCCACGGGCGCTGTGCTTCAGACCCTGTATATCTCGGTGTATCTGCACTACTGCCCTCGGAAG CGTCCCATGCTCCTACAGACCGCGACCCTGCTGGGGGTCCTTGTCCTGGGTTTCGGCTACTTTTGGCTCCTGGTGCCCAGCCCGGAGGCCCGGCTTCAGCAGCTGGGTCTCTTCTGCAGTACCTTCACCATCAGTATGTACCTGTCACCACTGGCCGACTTG GCCAAGGTCATTCAGACTAAATCAACCCAACGCCTCTCCTTCTCACTCACCATTGCCACCCTCCTCACCTCTGCCTCCTGGACCCTGTATGGGTTTCAGCTACGCGACCCCTACATCATG GTGCCCAACGTTCCGGGGATCCTCACCAGCTTCATTCGCCTCTGGCTTTTCTGGAAGTACTCCCAGGGGCAAGACAGGAACTATCCGCTCCTGCAAACCTGA
- the SLC50A1 gene encoding sugar transporter SWEET1 isoform X3, giving the protein MEAGGVADSFLSGACVLFTLIMYSTGLSDLRHMRMTRSVDSVQFLPFLTTDINNLSWLSYGALKGDGTLIFVNATGAVLQTLYISVYLHYCPRKAKVIQTKSTQRLSFSLTIATLLTSASWTLYGFQLRDPYIMVPNVPGILTSFIRLWLFWKYSQGQDRNYPLLQT; this is encoded by the exons ATGGAGGCGGGCGGCGTCGCCGACTCGTTCCTTTCCGGAGCTTGCGTGCTCTTCACCCTCATCATGTACTCCACCGGCCT CTCGGACCTCAGGCACATGCGGATGACCCGGAGCGTGGACAGTGTCCAGTTCCTGCCCTTTCTCACCACGGACATCAA CAACCTGAGCTGGCTGAGTTACGGGGCCTTGAAGGGTGACGGGACCCTAATCTTCGTCAACGCCACGGGCGCTGTGCTTCAGACCCTGTATATCTCGGTGTATCTGCACTACTGCCCTCGGAAG GCCAAGGTCATTCAGACTAAATCAACCCAACGCCTCTCCTTCTCACTCACCATTGCCACCCTCCTCACCTCTGCCTCCTGGACCCTGTATGGGTTTCAGCTACGCGACCCCTACATCATG GTGCCCAACGTTCCGGGGATCCTCACCAGCTTCATTCGCCTCTGGCTTTTCTGGAAGTACTCCCAGGGGCAAGACAGGAACTATCCGCTCCTGCAAACCTGA
- the EFNA1 gene encoding ephrin-A1 isoform X1: protein MEFLWAPLLGLCCSLAAADRHTVFWNSSNPKFRNEDYTVHVRLNDYLDIICPHYEDDTVAAAAMERYTLYLVEREQYQLCQPQSRDQVRWQCNQPSARHGPEKLSEKFQRFTPFTLGKEFKEGHSYYYISKPIHHQEDQCLRLKVIVSGKITPSPQAHVNPQEKRLPADDPEVQVLHSIGHSAAPRLFPLAWAVLLLPLLLLQTP from the exons ATGGAGTTCCTCTGGGCCCCGCTCTTGGGCCTGTGCTGCAGTCTGGCCGCTGCTGACCGCCACACCGTCTTCTGGAACAGTTCAAACCCCAA GTTCCGGAACGAGGACTACACAGTACACGTCCGGCTCAATGACTACCTGGACATCATCTGCCCGCATTACGAGGACGACACTGTGGCGGCCGCCGCCATGGAGCGGTACACCCTGTATCTGGTGGAGCGTGAGCAGTACCAGCTGTGCCAACCCCAGTCCAGGGACCAGGTCCGCTGGCAATGCAACCAGCCGAGCGCCAGGCACGGCCCGGAGAAGCTGTCGGAGAAGTTCCAGCGCTTCACGCCCTTCACCCTGGGCAAGGAGTTCAAAGAGGGACACAGCTACTACTACATCT CCAAACCCATCCACCACCAGGAAGACCAGTGCTTGAGGTTGAAGGTGATCGTCAGTGGCAAAATCA CTCCCAGTCCTCAGGCCCATGTCAATCCACAGGAGAAGAGACTTCCAGCAG ATGACCCAGAGGTACAGGTCCTACACAGCATCGGGCACAGCGCTGCCCCCCGCCTCTTCCCACTTGCCTGGGCTGTGCTGCTTCTGCCGCTCCTGCTGCTGCAAACCCCATGA
- the DPM3 gene encoding dolichol-phosphate mannosyltransferase subunit 3 produces MTKLEQWLWGLALLGCTWAALATGALGLELPSACLEVLWPLPAYLLVSAGCYALGTVGYRVATFHDCEDAARELQSQIQEARADLARRGMRF; encoded by the coding sequence ATGACGAAGCTAGAGCAGTGGCTTTGGGGACTGGCGCTCCTGGGCTGCACCTGGGCGGCGCTGGCCACgggagccctgggcctggagctgCCGTCGGCATGCCTGGAGGTCCTGTGGCCACTGCCGGCCTACCTGCTGGTGTCCGCCGGCTGCTACGCCCTGGGCACCGTGGGCTATCGCGTGGCCACTTTTCACGACTGCGAGGACGCCGCCCGCGAGCTGCAGAGCCAGATCCAGGAGGCGCGAGCCGACTTAGCCCGCAGGGGGATGCGCTTCTGA
- the SLC50A1 gene encoding sugar transporter SWEET1 isoform X2 yields the protein MEAGGVADSFLSGACVLFTLIISDLRHMRMTRSVDSVQFLPFLTTDINNLSWLSYGALKGDGTLIFVNATGAVLQTLYISVYLHYCPRKRPMLLQTATLLGVLVLGFGYFWLLVPSPEARLQQLGLFCSTFTISMYLSPLADLAKVIQTKSTQRLSFSLTIATLLTSASWTLYGFQLRDPYIMVPNVPGILTSFIRLWLFWKYSQGQDRNYPLLQT from the exons ATGGAGGCGGGCGGCGTCGCCGACTCGTTCCTTTCCGGAGCTTGCGTGCTCTTCACCCTCATCAT CTCGGACCTCAGGCACATGCGGATGACCCGGAGCGTGGACAGTGTCCAGTTCCTGCCCTTTCTCACCACGGACATCAA CAACCTGAGCTGGCTGAGTTACGGGGCCTTGAAGGGTGACGGGACCCTAATCTTCGTCAACGCCACGGGCGCTGTGCTTCAGACCCTGTATATCTCGGTGTATCTGCACTACTGCCCTCGGAAG CGTCCCATGCTCCTACAGACCGCGACCCTGCTGGGGGTCCTTGTCCTGGGTTTCGGCTACTTTTGGCTCCTGGTGCCCAGCCCGGAGGCCCGGCTTCAGCAGCTGGGTCTCTTCTGCAGTACCTTCACCATCAGTATGTACCTGTCACCACTGGCCGACTTG GCCAAGGTCATTCAGACTAAATCAACCCAACGCCTCTCCTTCTCACTCACCATTGCCACCCTCCTCACCTCTGCCTCCTGGACCCTGTATGGGTTTCAGCTACGCGACCCCTACATCATG GTGCCCAACGTTCCGGGGATCCTCACCAGCTTCATTCGCCTCTGGCTTTTCTGGAAGTACTCCCAGGGGCAAGACAGGAACTATCCGCTCCTGCAAACCTGA